In a single window of the Elaeis guineensis isolate ETL-2024a chromosome 6, EG11, whole genome shotgun sequence genome:
- the LOC105046954 gene encoding cysteine-rich receptor-like protein kinase 44, translated as MERAAYHSALMFATGEAKFMTSTTLYGLVQCMRNQSGDECYGCLTVSAGNIPNTCWGKQGAAVLGYNCLMRFDINPFYNESVGASPPPPPDDTVSPPPKGSTPPGKDRGKKNNAMMIVLLVVSMFVLLIVLSAVFICLRRRRKFTNLFRQPDIENEEDKNVGTLLFDLSTIGTATNNFSDTNKLGEGGFGSVYKGVLPNSQEIAVKRLSAGSKQGLLEFKNEVVFLAKLQHRNLVRLLGFCLEHEERLLVYEFLYNTSLDKFLFDPMKNRLLDWGRRYNIIEGIARGLLYLHQDSPLKIIHRDLKTNNVLLDQYMNPKISDFGLAKLFDEDKTRGIASRIAGTYGYMAPEYAIHGHISTKADVFSFGVLVLEIVTGRRITDFTGSGYAANLLSYAWKHWNAGKALHLMDRSLGDQYDRQEASRCIHMGLLCVQEDRTKRPSMELVVLMLSGHSVTVSTPSVPAYLVQGSATTEVDVDSGNRNSNPPNGESSISARKNLTRYL; from the exons ATGGAGCGGGCGGCGTACCATTCGGCGCTCATGTTCGCAACCGGGGAGGCAAAATTCATGACCTCGACGACGCTGTACGGGCTGGTGCAGTGCATGAGAAATCAGTCGGGGGACGAATGCTATGGGTGCCTGACGGTGTCGGCTGGAAATATACCAAATACTTGTTGGGGGAAGCAAGGAGCGGCGGTCTTGGGATACAATTGCTTGATGAGGTTTGACATCAACCCTTTCTACAACGAGTCTGTTGGGGCGTCACCGCCACCTCCACCGGATGATACGGTCTCTCCGCCCCCGAAGGGCAGCACTCCACCAGGAAAGGACAGGG GAAAAAAGAACAATGCAATGATGATTGTTCTTCTTGTTGTCTCCATGTTTGTTTTGCTGATAGTCTTATCTGCCGTTTTCATTTGTttgaggaggaggagaaaatttACAAATTTATTTA GACAACCAGACATTGAAAATGAGGAGGACAAAAACGTTGGAACTCTATTATTTGACTTGAGTACAATTGGAACTGCCACCAATAACTTTTCCGACACAAACAAGCTTGGAGAAGGTGGTTTTGGATCAGTTTATAAG GGAGTGCTACCAAATAGCCAGGAAATAGCTGTGAAAAGACTTTCAGCAGGTTCCAAGCAAGGGCTCTTGGAGTTTAAAAATGAGGTTGTTTTCCTTGCTAAGCTTCAACATAGAAATCTTGTGAGGCTATTGGGATTCTGCTTAGAACACGAAGAAAGGCTACTAGTCTATGAATTTCTCTATAACACAAGCCTTGACAAATTTTTATTTG ATCCCATGAAAAATAGGCTGCTAGACTGGGGAAGGCGGTACAATATTATTGAAGGGATTGCAAGAGGGCTTCTTTATCTTCACCAAGATTCTCCACTCAAGATTATTCATCGGGATCTGAAAACAAATAATGTTCTGCTAGATCAGTACATGAACCCTAAGATTTCAGATTTTGGTTTAGCAAAGCTCTTTGATGAAGACAAAACACGAGGAATTGCTAGCCGAATTGCTGGGACATA TGGGTACATGGCACCAGAGTATGCAATACATGGACACATCTCAACAAAAGCGGATGTATTTAGCTTTGGAGTTCTTGTTCTAGAAATTGTGACTGGTCGACGAATCACTGACTTTACAGGATCAGGGTATGCTGCGAATCTCCTAAGCTAT GCATGGAAGCACTGGAACGCAGGGAAGGCACTGCATTTGATGGATCGAAGCCTTGGTGATCAGTATGATAGGCAAGAAGCCTCCAGATGCATTCATATGGGTTTACTCTGCGTCCAGGAAGACCGAACGAAGAGACCAAGCATGGAATTGGTTGTTCTCATGCTGAGTGGTCACTCTGTCACTGTTTCAACTCCTTCTGTACCTGCATATCTTGTCCAAGGCAGTGCAACCACCGAGGTTGATGTGGATTCAGGAAACAGAAATTCCAATCCACCAAACGGGGAGAGCTCTATCAGTGCGAGGAAAAATCTAACTCGGTATCTATAA